From Mytilus galloprovincialis chromosome 9, xbMytGall1.hap1.1, whole genome shotgun sequence, the proteins below share one genomic window:
- the LOC143044371 gene encoding uncharacterized protein LOC143044371 — protein sequence MEKQTACELIYRADFIRKRRVRKGRVEYLVKWKGYQNRDSTWEPEKNILDRTLILDYNQRQTRRKIGKRRRSEVENFKPSGSPIYPAFTDDKNNNRTTKSSHHKRHFLFDKSNENGEHDENIKNELEEDVSPVESDAEKMDHDPEYKFFNHLNLRKNKDCDSVLLNSDDCFDEKSKCDQKCFDWLATPIRPHEDQKLDARDTDIATELNQKMSSAANDNDSDQETVEWVESDLEMDIDNEDQSKKEDNLKGFPDVVATDVTCNSLTVTFFESPSKMGFFESDE from the exons ATGGAGAAGCAGACGGCATGTGAGCTTATTTACCGCGCTGATTTTATCAGAAAGCGAAGAGTTAGAAAG ggtCGAGTTGAGTACTTGGTAAAATGGAAAGGCTATCAAAACAG GGACAGCACATGGGAACCGGAGAAAAATATCCTTGACCGGACGCTGATTCTTGATTATAATCAACG gcaAACCAGAAGAAAGATTGGAAAACGCCGTAGAAGTGAG GTAGAAAATTTCAAGCCGTCTGGATCGCCAATCTACCCAGCATTTACAGATGACAAAAATAACAATCGTACTACAAAAAGTTCACACCATAAACGACATTTCTTATTCGATAAAAGCAATGAAAACGGAGAGCATGATGAAAACATCAAAAATGAACTTGAAGAAGATGTTTCTCCGGTGGAAAGCGATGCAGAAAAAATGGACCATGATCCGGAATATAAATTCTTCAATCATTTAAATCTGAGAAAGAACAAAGACTGTGATAGCGTACTGTTAAATTCCGACGATTGTTTTGATGAAAAGTCCAAATGTGATCAAAAGTGTTTTGATTGGCTAGCAACTCCGATTCGACCGCACGAGGATCAGAAATTAGACGCACGTGATACTGACATTGCAACGGAATTGAATCAGAAAATGTCGTCTGCTGCTAACGATAATGATAGTGATCAGGAAACAGTTGAGTGGGTTGAAAGTGATTTAGAAATGGATATTGACAATGAAGATCAAAGTAAGAAAGAAGATAATTTGAAAGGATTTCCAGACGTCGTTGCTACGGATGTTACATGTAACAGCCTCACTGTGACGTTTTTCGAAAGTCCGTCAAAAATGGGATTTTTCGAATCTGACGAGTGA